Below is a window of Chloroflexota bacterium DNA.
CTGACCTCGCCCATGCTCCCGGGATTTGGCCTTGCCCTCACCCAGCTCTTCGCGCCGCCCCTTTGACCCCCGGCAAACCTTTGCCCGCGTCTGCCCGCAGCGCTTGACGCGCGACCGCCGCACGCCGTAGCGTGGCGTTGGAGGACCGGCGCGGGTCCGGGCCGAATTGCACCACTCTGAGCGATCGCGGGGGAGCGGACCATGCTGAGCGCGGAAGACAACGAGCTGCTCACGCGGACCGGGCCAGGAACCCCGATGGGGGCGCTGATGCGCGAGTACTGGATCCCGGCCCTCATGTCGGCCGAGCTCCCCAACCCCGCCGGACCTCCCGTCCGAGTTCGTCTCCTGGGCGAAGATCTCATCGCCTTCCGCGACAGCACCGGGCGCGTGGGCCTGGTTGGAAACCACTGTCCACACCGCGGCGCGTCCCTCTTCTTCGGTCGGAACGAAGAGGGCGGGCTCCGCTGCGTCTATCACGGGTGGAAGTTCGACACGGCCGGCCGTTGCGTCGACATGCCGAACGAGCCGCCGGAGAACAACTTCAAAGACAAGATTCGCCACACCGCGTACCCGTGCGTGGAGCGCGGCGGCGCGATCTGGACCTACATGGGACCGCGCAACGCGCCGCCGCCCCTTCCGGACCTCGCGGCGACGAAGCTCCCGAACCAGCGCCGCCTGCTCTGGGCCGCGCTCCGATCGTGCAACTGGGCCCAGGGCCTCGAGGGCGAGGTGGACACCAGCCACTTCGGGTTCCTCCACGCCATCATCGACCCCTCCCACAGGCCCACACCGGGCACCTTCGAGTACTACATGGTCCGCGACCGCAGCCCGCGCTACGCGGTCGCCGAAACGGAGTACGGCGCGGTGTATGGCGCGTATCGAGAGGCCGAACCCGGCGCGCACTACTGGCGTATCGCCCAGTTTCTGCTCCCCTTCTTCACCATGGTGCCAACCGGCGTGCTCGGCGAGCAGACGATCGTCCGCGCCTGGGTGCCC
It encodes the following:
- a CDS encoding Rieske 2Fe-2S domain-containing protein — translated: MLSAEDNELLTRTGPGTPMGALMREYWIPALMSAELPNPAGPPVRVRLLGEDLIAFRDSTGRVGLVGNHCPHRGASLFFGRNEEGGLRCVYHGWKFDTAGRCVDMPNEPPENNFKDKIRHTAYPCVERGGAIWTYMGPRNAPPPLPDLAATKLPNQRRLLWAALRSCNWAQGLEGEVDTSHFGFLHAIIDPSHRPTPGTFEYYMVRDRSPRYAVAETEYGAVYGAYREAEPGAHYWRIAQFLLPFFTMVPTGVLGEQTIVRAWVPLDDEHTMFWHFSEITDPAEAKAREGRPAEFLVGRGEVLPNTSDWLGRWRLAANRENDYRIDRAAQRTRSYTGIPGIHVQDQAITESMGPIYDRREEHLGTSDTMVIKVRQRLLSAVKAHRDRGELPPTVDNPRLYDVRSGGVILKQGEDWLAVTERARAGGDPGTSVAVD